In Triticum aestivum cultivar Chinese Spring chromosome 5B, IWGSC CS RefSeq v2.1, whole genome shotgun sequence, the following proteins share a genomic window:
- the LOC123112383 gene encoding uncharacterized protein, producing MATEVLRPHNILQPQTQRIRAAHRRPSNPGTTRRSPPPPATAVSTTGRRHHGRPSSSSSSYGKVTSAAAPARRPAVEVYAGPAFSAASPEPSSLPLPQFPLQKPAAAVNDAATRDLRRMLRLE from the coding sequence ATGGCCACCGAGGTCCTCCGCCCGCACAACATCCTGCAGCCGCAGACGCAGAGGATCCGCGCCGCGCACCGGAGGCCCAGCAACCCCGGCACCACCAGGAGGtctcctcctccaccggccacggCGGTCTCGACGACCGGCCGGAGACACCATGgaaggccttcctcttcttcttcctcgtacGGGAAGGTGACGTCTGCGGCCGCTCCGGCGAGGCGCCCCGCGGTGGAAGTGTACGCCGGCCCGGCCTTCTCCGCCGCGTCCCCCGAGCCGAGCTCGCTGCCGCTGCCGCAGTTCCCGCTCCAGAAGCCCGCGGCCGCCGTCAACGACGCCGCCACGCGTGACCTCAGGCGCATGCTGCGCCTCGAGTAG